Proteins found in one Acinetobacter sp. XH1741 genomic segment:
- the iscX gene encoding Fe-S cluster assembly protein IscX, giving the protein MGLRWTDTIDIAIELSEAHPEVDPQWIRFTDLHAWVCALPDFSDDPNKSTEGLLEGIQMAWIDEVR; this is encoded by the coding sequence ATGGGCTTACGTTGGACAGATACCATTGATATTGCCATTGAATTGTCAGAAGCACATCCAGAAGTTGATCCGCAATGGATCCGTTTTACAGATTTACACGCATGGGTATGCGCTTTACCCGACTTCAGTGATGATCCAAATAAATCGACTGAAGGCTTGCTAGAAGGCATTCAGATGGCCTGGATTGACGAAGTTCGCTAA
- a CDS encoding phosphatase PAP2 family protein produces the protein MKFKNAKIKILDLDLRGCLYLNNFSHSQRVALFFKIISRAGDGPFWYLMLAIVWGMHGINYSLQIIYLLVGGSVGTGIYKFLKHKTTRPRPYQVHQVIILGERPLDHFSFPSGHTLHAVMVTIVLGYIQPVLLAAMLPFMVLVALSRMVLGLHYPSDVIVGALIGSAMASLIIFMAPLLNIAL, from the coding sequence ATGAAATTCAAGAATGCAAAAATAAAAATACTGGATCTCGATTTAAGAGGCTGCTTATATTTAAATAACTTCTCTCACTCACAGCGTGTAGCGTTATTCTTCAAAATTATTAGTCGTGCCGGTGATGGACCATTTTGGTACCTGATGCTGGCGATTGTATGGGGAATGCATGGTATTAACTACAGTCTACAAATTATCTATTTATTAGTAGGTGGCTCAGTCGGCACCGGAATTTATAAATTTTTAAAACATAAAACGACACGGCCTCGCCCTTATCAAGTACATCAAGTGATTATACTTGGCGAAAGACCTCTCGATCATTTCAGCTTTCCATCTGGCCATACACTTCATGCCGTGATGGTGACAATTGTATTGGGTTATATCCAGCCAGTATTACTCGCAGCGATGTTACCTTTTATGGTGCTTGTTGCCTTATCTCGTATGGTTCTTGGGCTTCACTATCCAAGTGATGTGATTGTGGGTGCATTAATTGGATCGGCAATGGCAAGCCTGATTATTTTTATGGCTCCTTTATTGAACATCGCTTTATAA